In Diachasmimorpha longicaudata isolate KC_UGA_2023 chromosome 4, iyDiaLong2, whole genome shotgun sequence, a single genomic region encodes these proteins:
- the Zasp52 gene encoding PDZ and LIM domain protein Zasp isoform X3, with protein MAQLISVKLSRFDGSPWGFRLQGGKDFGTPLIVQKVNNGSPAEAAGLRAGDAVIKVNNTEMFNLRHKDAQDVIVRAGNTFEVTVQRGGSTWRPSVSPVTPSIPSPQPHVPVGNVSPVTKTSLAAKKPEGPLIGSGHNFSPKPFLNGSSDGGAIKSIVNKQYNSPVGIYSEQTIAETLSAQAEVLAGGVLGVNFKKNEKNYNAQNSEVFKMVQEADKEPRSPEPIPSRTEFYSSVSKAIGGHATSPRSPTPIGRAMGYCHPALSVASSPRDDVHTTDEQLRLEQSSRASSTSDKRDRYETTFCHGCDCPIVGVFVRIKEKNLHVECFKCSTCGTSLKNVGYYNINNKLYCDIHAKLVARQQAPAGYVPITVPPGGKAPAGTISAALGNLTPCPKSPPLNGTSLAPALSTICRGTSDHGKPSRSCYRPIEFSPPTGPTEKDMIDEKTFTSTITIITGNEATNHFGIPPIDTPSFHLVQTPSSNIGGPKPFSGTKVAPPNFSTPPVSNSAVNNFNRPQSQTVTESYSECNYYEEVIGEPRSRQEETSRPPSSVKGKTLNWPPVKSLEDVTYPTASPIWIDPNPVLHRQPRQAVREKRVNLQQSCCRSQSVSRNEDCEYERELACWGEDSMDKANCNAPFYRKTETCVETRRECRASSLPRPESAESTRRSLTPTRINQPTPKPWTATVGGGAYSHVEAPQVPDPPVCTICTCRIVCEKTSGPSGPEHEQEHHYHKIVCDLCKPPTPELEPQPICLYEQEVEAVEEVVEEAENETVDLSKLVPEDVAICPKGVESQHNMYTETMEKDEGNLHIKKTTIYEKTVEIVTPERGMSPAPDSDVGRQSTTPMADREVAEFSGRQECVEAASVISSVIETNRQLDELRKQEEERRRIYEEECRREEERIRRQEEEERRREENRLRILREEKEAKAQRIEASRKQTEKCCRLEEEERKHVSFSETQRQEVQQPVNSWEQQQYRREERNDGDSSMRSQECYRSFKKEVQVQDSYKQVEEEQRQCLREQVEIHKSLRQQQPERQPSLQERRIQKRFRPQSAEEMAAVQEPVCQRKHVQFLTDSDAGICSLPQTTVKNTTPKEYKTPMCDALTTAPSRPFSPFHPGVGKTEELKHYSTEIRYQEISHQAPAPQPEYYKGPYERPVSPFTDALIIAPDRPYTPLGEEVKGVFPVDKPDGARPYTPINQQQEGYCHPAEILYTDSVTRQSRTRERSLRKVEGPRPLPTPPPDYRLRDSSISPARSLSRPTTPAECKVRSGGLKKPDTIPFYQKHLVAVEQEAVASVPYVPSRSPTPHRKSPAPGPPDPPAYYTRAQAPRIRETSQQACQRSSQQASSFSGPYEKISYHMEEDTPQGHRSSDFVGTRSSYHQDSGNESYSCQYQRREEEKRSCQEKSIEEKRSYQETSEDEAETCGISKISRTQPSLPCPISHSAISDRIQRTGVKVLPTPTMNTTCQMSETRRICHQERNTSCYSSRKEESTCANTGVTVLPCRAITDTGSSKAGVVIVPCAESESSQTCPRAGICVTPTPDRSGLCVSPALHGRSAAKCSGEKGIRSGGAEIDIGNCPASGVRVGTCTDGSVCIAPCKVPGFSSVSCPKPVQKPKCPLNKPVPFPHIPLPDEAQVDPCDVCPLKKQLDSFQPIKQQQQQPRTTLSQQLTCMTVKRDKQVVHLFKSQAEASEQCDDGLHCEPREPETNSCSDGLHCEPRKNTCSDGKHCEPETYRPEPTLSRAPYAPQPFSKTQNLADPPNLSSQPDLGSGVGGIGPQGRKFAGSSAPKRGKGILNQAATGRQPVCGHCQTYVRGPFITALGQIWCPEHFVCVNPQCRRHLQDIGFVEEKGQLYCEYCFERFIAPSCNKCNNKIKGDCLTAIGKSYHPECFNCTYCGKLFGNSPFFLEEGLPYCEADWNELFTTKCYACGFPVEAGDRWVEALNNNYHSQCFNCTMCKKNLEGQSFYAKGGRPFCKNHAR; from the exons ATGGCGCAGCTGATAAGTGTCAAACTGTCGAGATTCGACGGTTCGCCCTGGGGATTTCGTCTGCAGGGGGGCAAGGACTTCGGTACACCCTTGATTGTCCAAAAG GTAAACAATGGATCACCGGCGGAGGCGGCGGGTCTGCGTGCTGGTGATGCTGTCATCAAAGTAAACAACACGGAAATGTTCAATCTGAGACACAAAGACGCTCAGGATGTCATTGTTAGAGCTGGCAACACCTTCGAGGTCACCGTACAGAG GGGTGGAAGCACCTGGAGGCCAAGTGTATCACCTGTTACACCCTCGATTCCCTCGCCGCAACCCCATGTGCCCGTTGGAAATGTTTCCCCAGTTACGAAGACATCGCTTGCTGCAAAAAAACCTGAGGGGCCGCTCATTGGTAGTGGCCACAACTTCAGTCCAAAACCATTT TTGAATGGAAGCAGTGACGGTGGAGCTATAAAATCAATCGTAAACAAGCAGTACAACAGCCCAGTTGGCATCTACAGCGAGCAGACAATAGCCGAGACTCTTTCAGCGCAAGCTGAAGTGTTGGCAGGTGGTGTTCTTGG cgTGAACTtcaagaaaaatgagaaaaactaCAACGCACAGAACAGCGAAGTATTCAAAATGGTACAGGAGGCCgacaaggagccgagaagtcCCGAGCCTA TTCCTTCCCGAACGGAGTTTTACTCATCAGTGAGCAAGGCAATTGGTGGTCATGCGACATCACCCCGTTCACCAACTCCCATTGGTCGTGCAATGGGCTACTGTCATCCAGCCCTATCAGTCGCCTCATCACCCCGTGATGACGTTCACACGACAGATGAACAGCTACGTCTCGAGCAGTCATCGCGTGCATCATCGACATCAGACAAACGTGACAGATACGAGACAACTTTTTGCCACGGCTGCGACTGTCCAATAGT TGGAGTCTTTGTGAGGATCAAGGAGAAGAACCTTCACGTTGAGTGCTTCAAGTGTTCAACATGCGGCACTTCGTTGAAGAACGTGGGCTACTACAACATCAATAATAAGTTGTACTGCGACATACACGCAAAACTCGTTGCTAGACAACAGGCACCAGCTGGTTATGTACCAATTACAGTACCACC agGTGGAAAAGCTCCAGCGGGAACAATTTCAGCGGCTCTAGGAAATTTGACACCTTGTCCAAAGTCTCCACCACTAAACGGTACCAGCTTGGCACCCGCCCTCTCG ACAATCTGTCGTGGAACTTCGGATCACGGTAAGCCATCAAGAAGCTGCTATCGTCCGATTGaattttcacccccaactggCCCCACCGAGAAGGACATGATCGACGAGAAGACCTTCACAAgcacaataacaataataaccgGAAACGAGGCT ACCAATCACTTTGGCATTCCGCCCATCGATACACCCAGTTTTCATCTAGTGCAG ACCCCGTCGAGTAATATTGGAGGTCCCAAGCCCTTCAGTGGAACCAAGGTAGCTCCACCAAATTTCTCAACACCACCGGTCTCCAACTCCGCAGTCAATAATTTCAATCGTCCCCAGAGTCAGACAGTTACTG AATCTTACTCCGAGTGCAATTACTACGAGGAGGTGATAGGGGAGCCGCGTTCACGTCAGGAAGAGACCTCAAGGCCGCCATCTTCGGTGAAGGGTAAAACGTTAAATTGGCCACCGGTGAAATCGTTGGAGGACGTGACATATCCAACAGCGAGTCCCATCTGGATTGATCCCAATCCCGTACTTCATCGTCAGCCACGTCAGGCTGTTCGTGAAAAACGCGTTAACCTTCAGCAGTCCTGCTGCAGAAGTCAAAGCGTAAGTCGTAACGAAGATTGCGAGTACGAGAGGGAGTTGGCCTGCTGGGGTGAGGACAGTATGGACAAGGCAAACTGCAATGCCCCTTTTTATCGAAAGACGGAGACGTGCGTGGAGACGCGAAGAGAATGTCGAGCCTCCAGTCTACCCCGTCCTGAATCAGCTGAAAGTACGCGAAGATCATTAACACCAACGAGAATCAATCAGCCGACGCCAAAGCCCTGGACAGCGACTGTCGGCGGAGGTGCTTACTCTCACGTGGAGGCGCCCCAGGTTCCGGATCCACCGGTCTGTACGATATGCACCTGCAGAATAGTCTGCGAAAAGACATCTGGACCATCTGGTCCTGAGCACGAGCAGGAGCATCACTACCATAAGATTGTCTGCGACCTGTGCAAACCGCCAACTCCTGAACTGGAGCCTCAGCCCATCTGTTTATACGAACAAGAAGTTGAGGCGGTTGAGGAAGTTGTCGAGGAAGCCGAAAACGAAACGGTCGATTTGTCGAAACTGGTACCGGAGGACGTGGCGATATGCCCCAAGGGTGTGGAGAGCCAGCACAATATGTACACGGAGACGATGGAGAAGGATGAGGGAAACCTTCACATCAAGAAGACAACGATCTACGAGAAAACAGTCGAAATTGTAACGCCAGAACGAGGCATGTCACCGGCGCCAGATTCAGATGTAGGTAGACAATCGACAACGCCAATGGCGGATCGTGAGGTGGCGGAATTTTCCGGTCGTCAGGAGTGTGTGGAAGCAGCGAGTGTCATCAGTTCGGTAATCGAAACTAATCGTCAGTTGGACGAACTCCGGAAACAGGAGGAGGAGCGACGGAGAATTTACGAGGAAGAGTGTCGACGAGAGGAGGAGAGAATCAGACGACAAGAGGAGGAAGAGAGACGACGTGAGGAGAATCGTTTACGAATATTACGAGAAGAGAAGGAAGCTAAAGCCCAGAGAATAGAAGCGTCGAGAAAGCAAACGGAAAAGTGTTGTCGATTGGAAGAAGAGGAGCGCAAACATGTCAGCTTTTCGGAAACACAAAGACAAGAAGTACAACAGCCGGTGAACTCCTGGGAGCAACAGCAGTACAGACGAGAGGAGAGGAACGATGGAGACAGCAGTATGAGATCTCAAGAATGTTATCGTTCTTTCAAAAAAGAAGTGCAAGTTCAGGACAGCTACAAACAGGTTGAGGAGGAACAGCGTCAGTGCCTGCGAGAGCAAGTGGAGATTCACAAGTCACTTCGTCAACAGCAGCCAGAACGTCAGCCATCTCTTCAGGAGCGCCGCATTCAGAAGCGATTCCGTCCACAATCGGCAGAAGAGATGGCTGCGGTGCAAGAGCCAGTTTGTCAACGGAAACACGTGCAATTTCTTACCGATTCTGATGCTGGAATTTGTTCCCTGCCTCAGACGACGGTGAAAAATACTACACCCAAGGAATACAAAACCCCGATGTGCGACGCCCTGACGACAGCGCCATCACGGCCATTTTCACCGTTTCATCCTGGAGTCGGTAAAACAGAGGAACTGAAGCATTACTCAACGGAGATTCGATATCAGGAGATTTCTCATCAGGCACCGGCACCGCAACCTGAATATTACAAAGGCCCTTACGAAAGGCCCGTTTCGCCGTTTACTGACGCCCTCATCATCGCTCCAGATCGTCCTTACACCCCCCTCGGAGAAGAGGTGAAGGGAGTTTTTCCCGTTGACAAGCCAGACGGAGCCCGCCCTTACACGCCGATAAATCAACAGCAGGAGGGCTACTGTCATCCTGCTGAGATCCTCTACACCGATTCCGTGACACGTCAATCAAGAACCAGAGAGAGAAGTCTCAGAAAAGTGGAGGGTCCGAGGCCCCTACCGACTCCCCCACCGGATTATAGATTGAGGGACTCGTCGATATCTCCGGCGCGGTCTCTCTCACGTCCAACAACACCAGCTGAATGTAAAGTCCGATCCGGGGGACTGAAGAAACCTGACACAATTCCGTTCTACCAGAAGCATCTGGTGGCGGTCGAGCAAGAAGCTGTTGCCAGTGTTCCCTACGTCCCAAGTAGATCGCCAACACCTCATAGAAAATCTCCAGCTCCTGGACCCCCAGATCCTCCCGCATACTACACCCGAGCTCAAGCTCCGAGAATCCGCGAAACGTCTCAACAAGCCTGTCAGCGGAGCAGCCAGCAGGCCTCTTCGTTCTCCGGGCCATATGAGAAAATATCTTATCATATGGAAGAAGACACCCCTCAGGGTCACCGATCATCGGATTTCGTCGGCACTCGTTCGTCTTATCATCAAGATTCGGGGAATGAATCCTACTCATGTCAGTATCAACGACGAGAGGAGGAGAAGCGTTCATGCCAAGAGAAATCTATCGAGGAAAAGCGATCTTACCAAGAGACATCGGAGGATGAAGCAGAGACCTGCGGAATCTCCAAGATCTCCCGCACCCAGCCGTCTCTGCCATGTCCGATAAGTCATTCGGCAATATCCGACAGAATTCAGAGGACAGGAGTTAAAGTCCTCCCAACACCCACCATGAATACCACCTGTCAAATGTCCGAGACCCGGAGAATATGCCATCAGGAACGCAATACAAGTTGTTACAGTTCCCGGAAGGAGGAGAGTACCTGCGCAAACACTGGAGTCACGGTTCTTCCGTGTCGAGCAATCACAGACACTGGATCCAGTAAAGCTGGCGTGGTAATTGTTCCCTGCGCCGAATCCGAAAGCTCCCAGACGTGTCCACGAGCCGGAATTTGTGTCACTCCAACGCCTGACAGATCCGGCCTCTGTGTCTCACCAGCTTTACATGGTAGATCAGCTGCCAAGTGCAGTGGAGAGAAGGGAATTCGCTCCGGAGGTGCCGAAATtgatatcggaaattgtccagCGTCTGGAGTGCGCGTGGGCACCTGCACAGACGGTTCCGTCTGCATCGCTCCCTGCAAAGTCCCCGGATTCTCTTCCGTTTCCTGCCCGAAGCCGGTGCAGAAGCCAAAATGTCCGCTGAACAAACCCGTTCCCTTTCCTCACATACCCCTTCCCGACGAAGCACAAGTCGACCCCTGCGATGTTTGTCCGCTTAAAAAACAGCTTGACAGCTTTCAACCGATAAAacagcagcaacagcagccTCGCACAACTCTCAGCCAGCAGCTTACTTGCATGACTGTTAAACGCGACAAACAAGTTGTTCATTTGTTCAAATCCCAAGCAGAAGCTTCGGAGCAGTGTGACGATGGCCTTCATTGTGAGCCTCGTGAGCCAGAAACGAACAGTTGTTCCGATGGCCTTCATTGTGAGCCACGTAAAAACACCTGCTCCGATGGTAAACACTGCGAACCCGAGACATATCGACCTGAACCAACCCTTTCGCGCGCACCCTATGCCCCTCAACCATTTAGTAAAACCCAGAACTTAGCAGACCCACCAAATTTGTCGTCCCAACCGGATTTAGGTAGCGGTGTTGGTGGAATTGGGCCACAGGGTAGAAAATTCGCTGGAAGCTCAGCTCCCAAACGCGGAAAGGGAATTCTCAATCAGGCAGCCACTGGACGACAGCCCGTCTGTGGACATTGTCAGACATACGTCAG GGGCCCCTTCATCACCGCCCTCGGACAAATTTGGTGTCCCGAGCACTTCGTCTGCGTAAATCCCCAGTGCCGTCGTCACCTCCAGGACATTGGCTTCGTTGAGGAGAAGGGCCAGCTGTACTGCGAATACTGTTTCGAGCGTTTCATCGCCCCTTCGTGCAACAAGTGCAACAACAAGATCAAGGGTGATTGCCTCACTGCGATTGGCAAATCCTATCATCCGGAGTGCTTCAACTGCACTTACTGTGGCAAATTGTTTGGCAACAGTCCGTTCTTCCTTGAGGAGG